A region from the Chitinophaga sp. Cy-1792 genome encodes:
- a CDS encoding Ig-like domain-containing protein yields MRYLFILIPLIFCFLSTNAQFKGLVVNEFSQGDAGNKEYFELVVAGTRTCTETTADLRGWIFDDQNGWYGGSGTGIATGHMRFANDPAWAAIPFGSIIVLYNKDDINTAITTAGLADDPFDANKDGVYVIPISKTATSVNGVIDINTTSPTSPSSATFVYGSAGSYAKLSTAGATAWNTILGLSNSGDAVITVNPAKPGQPFCSVVFGFVPTTGNTPTVTLGAVVAKKNAYLKDGNGDNYNIAGNWAIGDANTDETPGLPNTPLNKAWIDAMRQDPLPPTANTGNNTVCVGATTALSNATTGGTWSSATPGIATVNSTTGLVTGVAAGTVDIIYTIGGCKAVTSVVVTAGATTPVITGQAAMCTGSTALFTADNPGGTWSSSNTAILTVDPAGNVTAVAAGSANILYTTTGCGGATGTYAVTVTAAVTPGAVSGPDDVCKGTVITLTNTVAGGAWSSNNTAAATVNAATGEVTGVAAGTATITYTLSGTCQTGSSSKTITINDKPAKPVITGPTSVCKDADITLSADITTGSWTSADNAIASVDATTGLVHGVAGGNTIITYTVSNTCGNNATDYTVSVNDIPAVQAIQGGSSICVSTTAYAYTDATAGGTWSSSNTSIATVDAAGNVMALTAGNFTLTYTVPGTCGNGIKTLDITVGDVPANATVTGASNVCISSAVDLTANIAGGKWTSGDDNIATVDINTGKVTGVSAGTVTITYTQTNSCGSTANTHVITVAAGATAAAIAGNNSICTGTVYSYTNATPGGVWSSSDNTVATVDVNGNVTPVKAGTFTLSYTVSSACGNDTKTLNVTVTATPVDATISGPTSVCTGATISLTADQANGTWTSGNTALATINATTGVVTGVAAGNVVITYTQSNSCGIKANTQTVTINAAPVLSTIGGNTAICTGTDYNYTNTVTGGTWTSSDLAVATVDVNGKVTPVKAGTFTLTYTVSSSCGNVSQTLGITVTATPVDAVIAGPAAVCTGSTITLTADQAGGSWTSGNTAIATVNNTTGVVSGITAGNAVITYTQANSCGTKTNTQTVTVNAAPVLTAINGNASICMGNTYAYTNSTPGGTWTSSDINVATVDGLGNVTPVAAGSFTLTYTVNSTCGNVSTTLAITVGDKPLVSTINGAGSVCAGATISLSNSTPSGTWSSTDNTIATVDVNGTVTGVAGGMVNITYSVSNSCGTSAQTKTITVNTQPVVAAIAGSNNICTGATQTYTNATAGGTWSSSDNSIATVSAAGVVTPLAKGTFILTYTVNSVCGNVSKTLSVNVDAKPVLSATTGTSTLCAGSVATLNNSYPGGTWSSSNTAVASIDATGKVTANAVGTADMYYAATNGCGTTQVPFTVTVSDKPQVPAITGVTDICKNAQTNFSNTLAGGQWSSANNSIATVNATTGAVSGVSAGTTNIIYTVTNTCGSSAQSHAITVNDIPVVPAISGIADICQNTGIQLSNTTANGVWSSSNSAVLTVDASGWATGLTIGTADITYTVDNKGCVASTKATIQVQGLKLTLSTSTETLVAGKPFTVTSTGDAVYTVTDWKPAGMFTNQQAKQQTVTLYDQTPVVITVNGKTTAGCLASASITVAAVPNSADFFVPNAFTPNGDGRNDVFKAYGSGIREITLQVYTQWGEKVFESNDATRGWDGTYKGRQQPVGVYVYALKAVMLDGAVITKKGSVNLIR; encoded by the coding sequence ATGCGTTACCTATTTATCCTTATTCCCCTGATATTTTGTTTTCTATCAACCAACGCACAATTTAAAGGTTTAGTAGTAAATGAATTTTCACAGGGAGATGCTGGCAACAAAGAATACTTTGAGCTGGTAGTTGCAGGTACAAGGACCTGCACAGAAACCACCGCAGATTTGCGGGGATGGATTTTTGACGATCAGAATGGATGGTATGGAGGATCGGGAACCGGTATTGCCACAGGGCATATGCGGTTTGCCAATGATCCTGCATGGGCGGCCATTCCGTTTGGGTCAATTATCGTATTATATAATAAAGATGACATTAACACGGCTATCACTACTGCCGGGTTAGCGGACGATCCTTTTGATGCCAACAAAGATGGCGTATATGTGATCCCTATCAGTAAAACAGCCACTTCGGTAAATGGCGTGATTGACATCAATACGACCTCACCGACTTCACCTTCTTCAGCTACATTTGTTTATGGTTCTGCCGGGAGCTATGCGAAACTTTCTACAGCAGGCGCTACTGCCTGGAATACTATACTAGGGTTAAGTAATTCCGGCGATGCAGTCATCACAGTAAATCCGGCAAAACCCGGACAACCATTTTGCTCCGTTGTATTTGGTTTTGTTCCGACAACAGGTAATACACCAACCGTAACATTGGGTGCCGTTGTTGCCAAGAAAAATGCTTACCTGAAAGATGGTAATGGAGACAACTATAATATTGCCGGTAATTGGGCCATCGGCGATGCAAATACTGACGAAACGCCGGGGCTGCCGAATACGCCCCTGAACAAGGCCTGGATCGATGCCATGAGACAGGATCCGCTGCCGCCAACTGCCAACACCGGTAATAATACTGTTTGCGTAGGTGCAACAACCGCCCTTAGCAACGCCACTACTGGCGGTACATGGTCTTCCGCTACTCCCGGTATTGCTACAGTAAACAGTACTACCGGATTGGTAACAGGTGTTGCTGCGGGTACAGTAGATATTATCTATACTATTGGTGGTTGTAAGGCTGTTACATCTGTTGTTGTTACTGCGGGTGCTACCACACCTGTTATCACCGGTCAGGCAGCCATGTGTACCGGTAGTACTGCCTTGTTCACTGCGGATAATCCTGGTGGTACCTGGAGCAGCAGCAATACTGCCATACTCACTGTAGATCCTGCCGGTAATGTTACCGCTGTTGCTGCCGGATCTGCCAATATATTATATACCACTACCGGCTGCGGTGGTGCTACCGGAACATACGCTGTTACAGTAACGGCTGCCGTTACACCTGGTGCTGTCAGTGGTCCTGACGATGTATGTAAAGGTACTGTGATCACGTTAACGAATACGGTTGCCGGTGGCGCCTGGAGCAGCAACAATACCGCTGCCGCCACTGTAAATGCTGCCACCGGTGAGGTAACCGGTGTTGCCGCTGGTACTGCTACCATTACCTATACACTGTCCGGAACCTGCCAGACCGGCTCTTCTTCTAAAACTATTACAATAAATGATAAGCCTGCAAAGCCGGTAATTACCGGCCCGACCAGTGTTTGTAAAGATGCAGATATCACCTTATCTGCCGATATTACCACTGGTAGCTGGACATCAGCCGATAATGCCATCGCCAGTGTAGATGCTACTACAGGCCTGGTACATGGAGTTGCCGGTGGCAATACCATTATTACCTATACTGTTTCCAATACATGTGGCAATAACGCTACCGACTATACGGTTTCGGTGAATGATATTCCTGCGGTACAAGCTATCCAGGGTGGCAGCAGCATCTGCGTCAGCACTACCGCTTACGCCTATACGGATGCAACTGCCGGTGGTACCTGGAGCTCCAGCAATACCAGCATTGCTACCGTTGACGCTGCAGGTAATGTGATGGCGTTGACAGCAGGTAATTTTACCCTGACTTACACAGTGCCTGGCACTTGCGGCAATGGCATTAAAACACTGGATATTACGGTGGGTGATGTGCCTGCCAACGCTACAGTTACAGGTGCTTCCAATGTTTGCATCAGCTCTGCTGTTGATTTAACCGCCAACATCGCGGGAGGCAAATGGACTTCCGGCGATGATAACATAGCCACGGTAGATATCAATACCGGAAAGGTTACCGGCGTGAGCGCAGGTACTGTAACCATTACCTATACACAAACCAACAGCTGTGGCAGCACTGCCAATACGCATGTTATCACAGTGGCTGCCGGTGCTACCGCCGCTGCCATAGCGGGTAACAACAGCATCTGTACCGGAACGGTTTATTCCTATACCAACGCTACTCCGGGCGGTGTCTGGAGCTCCAGCGATAATACCGTTGCAACCGTTGACGTCAACGGTAATGTAACGCCTGTCAAAGCAGGAACTTTTACCTTATCCTATACTGTTAGCAGCGCCTGCGGCAATGATACCAAAACATTAAATGTTACGGTAACGGCTACACCGGTAGATGCCACTATTTCCGGCCCAACAAGCGTTTGTACGGGAGCAACCATTTCCCTGACGGCTGATCAGGCCAACGGTACCTGGACCTCCGGTAATACTGCCCTGGCAACCATAAATGCTACCACCGGTGTAGTAACGGGTGTAGCTGCGGGTAATGTGGTGATCACCTATACACAGTCTAACAGCTGTGGGATCAAAGCTAATACCCAGACAGTAACCATTAACGCTGCACCTGTTTTAAGTACTATCGGTGGTAATACGGCTATCTGTACCGGCACCGATTATAACTACACGAATACGGTAACAGGCGGTACCTGGACATCCAGCGACCTTGCTGTTGCTACCGTAGATGTCAATGGAAAGGTGACGCCGGTTAAAGCTGGTACCTTCACCTTAACCTATACTGTCAGCAGCAGCTGCGGCAATGTTTCCCAGACACTGGGTATCACTGTTACTGCTACACCGGTTGATGCAGTCATTGCAGGTCCTGCTGCTGTATGCACCGGTTCCACTATCACACTTACTGCTGATCAGGCAGGTGGCAGCTGGACTTCCGGTAATACCGCAATCGCTACCGTAAACAATACTACAGGTGTAGTAAGTGGTATTACAGCTGGTAATGCTGTCATCACCTATACACAAGCCAATAGCTGTGGTACCAAAACCAATACACAGACAGTTACCGTAAATGCGGCTCCTGTATTAACTGCCATCAACGGCAATGCCAGCATTTGCATGGGTAACACTTATGCCTATACGAATTCGACCCCGGGAGGTACCTGGACGTCCAGTGATATTAATGTTGCCACCGTTGACGGACTGGGAAATGTAACCCCTGTTGCGGCGGGAAGCTTTACCTTAACCTATACTGTAAACAGTACCTGCGGTAATGTATCCACAACGCTGGCCATCACCGTAGGTGATAAACCATTAGTGAGCACTATCAATGGCGCAGGCAGCGTTTGTGCAGGCGCCACCATTTCTTTGAGCAACAGTACACCTTCGGGTACCTGGAGCAGTACAGATAATACCATTGCCACGGTGGATGTAAACGGCACCGTAACCGGTGTTGCCGGCGGAATGGTAAATATTACCTATTCCGTATCCAACAGCTGTGGAACATCTGCCCAGACAAAAACAATTACGGTGAATACCCAGCCTGTAGTGGCTGCCATTGCAGGTAGCAACAACATCTGTACCGGTGCTACTCAAACCTATACCAACGCTACGGCTGGTGGTACCTGGAGCAGCAGTGACAACAGTATTGCTACCGTAAGTGCTGCCGGTGTGGTTACACCGCTGGCCAAAGGCACGTTTATACTTACCTATACCGTAAATAGTGTATGCGGCAACGTTAGTAAAACACTGTCGGTTAATGTTGATGCCAAACCAGTGCTGAGTGCCACTACCGGTACCAGTACACTATGTGCAGGATCTGTTGCTACGCTGAACAACAGCTACCCTGGCGGTACATGGAGCAGCAGCAATACGGCTGTAGCCTCTATTGATGCTACCGGCAAGGTAACTGCAAATGCAGTGGGTACTGCTGATATGTACTATGCAGCTACTAACGGTTGCGGTACTACGCAGGTGCCATTCACAGTAACGGTATCGGATAAACCGCAGGTACCAGCGATTACCGGTGTTACTGATATCTGTAAAAATGCGCAAACGAATTTCTCGAATACTTTAGCAGGGGGGCAGTGGAGCAGTGCCAATAACAGTATCGCTACCGTTAATGCAACTACTGGCGCGGTAAGCGGTGTAAGTGCAGGTACTACCAATATCATCTATACTGTTACCAATACCTGTGGCAGCAGTGCACAATCACATGCCATTACTGTAAACGATATCCCTGTAGTACCTGCTATCAGTGGTATTGCAGATATCTGTCAGAATACCGGTATACAACTGAGTAATACGACAGCCAACGGTGTCTGGAGTTCTTCCAACAGCGCAGTGCTTACGGTGGACGCCAGCGGTTGGGCGACGGGCTTAACTATCGGAACTGCAGATATTACCTACACGGTGGATAACAAAGGTTGTGTGGCAAGTACCAAAGCTACCATCCAGGTGCAGGGACTCAAGCTGACGCTGAGTACCAGCACAGAAACACTGGTGGCAGGAAAGCCATTTACTGTTACCAGCACTGGTGATGCAGTATACACCGTTACCGACTGGAAACCGGCAGGTATGTTTACCAACCAGCAAGCCAAGCAGCAAACAGTCACCCTGTACGACCAAACGCCGGTAGTGATTACCGTTAATGGTAAAACCACTGCAGGATGTCTGGCTTCCGCTTCCATTACTGTAGCAGCTGTTCCTAACAGCGCCGACTTCTTCGTACCGAATGCCTTCACGCCTAATGGCGACGGCAGGAACGATGTGTTCAAAGCCTATGGTTCCGGCATCAGGGAGATCACGCTGCAGGTATATACCCAGTGGGGCGAGAAAGTATTTGAAAGCAATGATGCCACCCGCGGATGGGATGGTACCTATAAGGGTCGTCAGCAGCCTGTGGGCGTGTATGTATACGCGTTAAAGGCGGTTATGCTGGATGGTGCGGTAATTACTAAAAAGGGTTCTGTTAATTTAATTCGATAA
- a CDS encoding cytochrome-c peroxidase: MTFSVSGIHLSHAPIVLKDTTYTYIYPSYFSNRINTPPDNPATVNGVYLGRMLFYEKLLSGTNTISCASCHQQSKAFTDGKQFSTGIDTVTTTRNSMSLANLLWVRNFFWDGRAASLEAQAATPLTAPHEMGQPLAISVHKLSQTRHYPTLFKAAFGTATITDTLIIKALAQFERSLISANSNYDKYLVHQYTPTTAEANGMALFMGNPAPEKGIRGAGCGHCHGGPKLFVELYHNNGLDSFPADEGRASITGQPTDIGRFRTVTLRNIALTAPYMHDGRFATLEEVLDHYSDHIKQSSTLSPAIRGNYNDTLTHTLHLSEKEKNDIIAFLHMLTDSTFIHDKRFSDPHL, encoded by the coding sequence TTGACATTTTCGGTGTCCGGCATCCATCTTAGTCATGCGCCAATCGTTTTAAAAGACACCACCTATACTTATATATATCCATCTTATTTCTCCAACAGAATCAATACACCTCCTGATAATCCAGCCACCGTAAATGGTGTATACCTCGGCAGAATGCTCTTCTACGAAAAATTACTATCAGGCACCAACACCATCTCCTGCGCCAGCTGCCACCAGCAATCAAAAGCATTTACAGACGGAAAGCAATTCAGTACCGGAATTGACACGGTAACGACTACACGTAATTCGATGTCGCTGGCAAACTTATTATGGGTGCGTAACTTCTTCTGGGATGGCCGCGCGGCCTCGCTGGAAGCACAAGCCGCTACCCCACTCACCGCCCCGCATGAAATGGGGCAGCCGCTGGCTATATCTGTGCATAAGCTCTCACAAACAAGGCATTACCCTACCCTGTTCAAAGCTGCATTTGGTACCGCCACCATTACTGATACACTTATCATCAAAGCACTCGCACAATTCGAACGCTCCCTGATCTCTGCCAATTCCAACTACGATAAATATCTCGTGCACCAATACACGCCTACTACCGCAGAAGCTAACGGTATGGCGCTTTTCATGGGCAACCCTGCTCCGGAAAAAGGGATCCGTGGCGCAGGCTGCGGCCATTGCCATGGCGGCCCGAAACTATTCGTAGAGCTATATCATAACAATGGCCTCGACAGTTTCCCTGCCGATGAAGGCCGCGCTTCCATCACCGGCCAACCTACTGATATCGGCCGCTTCCGGACGGTGACCCTGCGCAATATCGCATTAACGGCGCCCTACATGCACGACGGCCGCTTTGCTACACTGGAAGAAGTCCTCGACCACTACAGCGATCATATCAAACAAAGCAGTACGCTGAGTCCGGCTATCCGTGGCAACTACAATGATACGCTCACGCATACACTGCATCTCTCTGAAAAAGAAAAAAATGATATCATTGCCTTTCTTCATATGCTCACAGATAGTACCTTTATTCACGACAAACGTTTCTCTGATCCACATCTGTAA
- a CDS encoding molybdopterin-dependent oxidoreductase, translating to MIKTWLLAILCSGSILATAQTKPATITVTGEVTTPLTLTPETLQQMKKSTVTAADKDGKSHVYSGVALYDILQAAGVTFGTALRGENMAKYLLVKSGDGYEVLFSLPEIDPAFNDKTILLAMESDGQPLPSGKGPYRLVVPGEKRPARWVWEVTTLTIGFAK from the coding sequence ATGATAAAAACATGGCTACTGGCTATACTCTGCTCCGGCAGCATACTGGCAACTGCACAAACCAAACCGGCTACCATCACCGTTACCGGTGAAGTTACCACCCCGCTGACGCTCACGCCCGAGACGCTCCAACAGATGAAGAAAAGCACGGTCACTGCTGCGGATAAAGACGGTAAATCCCATGTATACAGCGGCGTGGCACTCTACGATATTTTACAGGCAGCCGGTGTCACCTTCGGCACTGCACTCCGTGGTGAGAACATGGCCAAATACCTCCTGGTAAAATCCGGCGATGGTTATGAAGTGCTGTTCTCCCTTCCTGAAATTGACCCCGCATTCAACGATAAAACGATCCTGCTGGCGATGGAGTCCGACGGACAACCATTACCTTCCGGCAAAGGCCCTTACCGGCTGGTAGTACCCGGAGAAAAGCGCCCTGCACGCTGGGTATGGGAAGTAACGACCCTAACGATAGGTTTCGCGAAATAA
- a CDS encoding glycoside hydrolase family 130 protein, producing the protein MPDLATRFPANPLLKPGDITASMPGLKVACLLNPGVFSFNGKTWLIVRVAERPEQSKIHVSFPVLQPDGKMMIREILLNDPDLIATDARVINYQGVDFLTTLSHLRLFSSDDGIHFKEDPDYPAIYGTGSLETFGIEDCRVSFLEGTYYLTYTAVSENGVAVGMKTTTDWKNYHSAGLIFPPHNKDCAIFEERVNGSYYAFHRPSSPTLGGNYIWLASSPDSIHWGQHQCIAKSRPGMWDSARVGAGAAPIKTAHGWLAIYHGADAMHRYCLGALLLDLQDPAKVLSRSHLPIMEPGAAYELTGFFGHVVFTNGHLVNGDQLTIYYGAADEYVCGASFSIQEILNTLD; encoded by the coding sequence ATGCCTGATTTAGCAACTAGATTTCCTGCAAACCCTTTATTAAAGCCTGGTGACATCACCGCCAGTATGCCCGGACTCAAAGTAGCCTGTCTGCTTAATCCGGGCGTATTCTCTTTCAATGGTAAAACCTGGCTCATCGTTCGGGTGGCGGAGAGGCCCGAGCAGTCCAAGATACACGTCTCCTTTCCGGTATTACAACCTGATGGGAAGATGATGATCCGGGAGATTCTCCTCAATGATCCGGACCTTATCGCTACAGATGCCCGTGTCATCAATTACCAGGGGGTCGACTTCCTCACCACCCTTTCTCATCTGCGGCTTTTCTCCAGCGACGACGGCATTCATTTTAAAGAAGACCCGGACTATCCAGCCATTTATGGCACGGGGAGCCTGGAAACCTTTGGCATAGAGGATTGCAGGGTATCATTCCTGGAAGGCACTTACTACCTCACCTATACGGCTGTTTCTGAAAATGGGGTGGCTGTAGGTATGAAAACAACGACCGACTGGAAAAACTATCATTCGGCAGGATTGATATTCCCGCCGCACAATAAGGACTGTGCCATCTTCGAAGAACGCGTAAACGGCAGCTATTATGCTTTTCACCGGCCCAGCAGTCCAACGCTGGGTGGCAACTACATATGGCTGGCATCTTCCCCGGATAGCATTCACTGGGGCCAGCACCAGTGTATTGCCAAAAGCAGGCCCGGCATGTGGGATAGCGCCCGGGTAGGCGCGGGTGCTGCGCCTATAAAAACGGCGCATGGCTGGCTGGCCATCTACCATGGCGCCGATGCCATGCACCGGTATTGTCTGGGTGCGCTGTTACTCGATCTGCAAGATCCTGCGAAGGTATTGTCCCGCTCCCACCTTCCTATTATGGAACCAGGCGCTGCGTACGAACTGACGGGCTTCTTCGGGCATGTTGTATTCACCAATGGCCACCTGGTCAATGGCGATCAGCTCACCATTTATTACGGCGCTGCGGATGAATATGTTTGCGGGGCCAGTTTCTCCATACAGGAAATCCTGAATACGCTGGATTAG
- a CDS encoding acyltransferase, protein MENRINALDGFRFLAISLVAVFHYYSRFTLPQSPVNYYPYGNSFNNVFSANAYLGVHFFFIISGYVIYFSILRSSHLKDFFLRRFIRLFPPLLLASVITFVFVAVADPQQAFPFHVSVFSFLPSLTFTDPLFWQPLLKGHKIALIDGAYWSLLVEVKFYVLIALIYFLLPREKFLRNWTSLMAVLLVVHTLAAYVHFPMSVAIRKAMDIFFFYNYIAFFSAGICFYDFYIHRKWRPEYLVTAVMAGITLWSLGWAGMAFMAVFLVLFTMLVNGSHLLGFFALPMVRRIGVISYTLYLLHQFIGLILINAICKWVPAEVLWPAVPVFVYALLIVVTELIYRFYEEPVRKLLTNYYFPKRVPVPMVEKQAA, encoded by the coding sequence ATGGAAAACCGTATCAATGCCCTCGACGGGTTTCGGTTCCTGGCGATCAGCCTGGTTGCCGTATTTCACTATTACAGCCGCTTTACGCTGCCACAGTCTCCCGTCAATTACTACCCTTATGGCAACAGCTTTAACAATGTATTTTCTGCGAATGCCTATCTTGGTGTACACTTTTTCTTTATCATTTCAGGTTATGTTATCTACTTCAGTATCCTGAGAAGCAGCCACCTAAAGGATTTCTTCCTGCGGCGCTTTATCCGCTTATTTCCGCCGTTACTGCTGGCTTCCGTGATCACCTTCGTTTTTGTGGCGGTAGCAGATCCGCAGCAGGCGTTTCCGTTTCATGTCAGTGTATTTTCCTTTCTGCCTTCACTGACTTTCACCGACCCGCTTTTCTGGCAGCCATTGCTGAAGGGGCATAAGATCGCCCTGATCGATGGGGCGTACTGGTCTTTGCTGGTAGAAGTGAAATTTTATGTGTTGATCGCCCTGATCTATTTTCTGCTGCCCAGGGAGAAATTTTTACGTAACTGGACTTCCCTGATGGCCGTACTGCTGGTCGTACATACCCTGGCAGCGTATGTTCATTTCCCGATGTCGGTGGCCATACGTAAGGCAATGGATATCTTTTTCTTCTATAACTATATTGCATTCTTTTCTGCCGGCATCTGCTTTTATGATTTTTATATTCATAGGAAATGGCGGCCGGAGTACCTGGTTACAGCGGTGATGGCGGGTATTACGCTATGGTCGCTGGGATGGGCAGGTATGGCCTTTATGGCGGTTTTCCTGGTATTATTTACCATGCTGGTAAATGGCAGCCACTTGTTGGGGTTCTTCGCTTTGCCGATGGTAAGAAGAATCGGCGTGATCAGTTATACACTGTACCTGTTGCACCAGTTCATAGGCCTGATACTGATCAATGCGATCTGTAAATGGGTGCCGGCGGAGGTATTATGGCCGGCAGTGCCCGTTTTCGTATATGCCTTGCTGATAGTAGTCACGGAATTGATTTACCGCTTTTATGAAGAGCCGGTAAGAAAGCTCCTGACCAATTACTATTTTCCAAAGCGTGTGCCGGTGCCTATGGTGGAGAAACAGGCCGCCTAA
- a CDS encoding GNAT family N-acetyltransferase, producing the protein MMIVNSTMADMDTLFAFYRAGAVYMKDMGEVRPWQEFERTAVAKEIEEGRQWKVLDNGETVAVFLTTYNDPFVWQEKDQDPAVYIHRIATHPEHRGKGYVQGIVDWGREHARENGKKFLRLDTGARNTRLVNYYKRCGFNLLGEVYPDSPALPAHYRGGIIALMEIAI; encoded by the coding sequence ATGATGATAGTAAACAGTACGATGGCCGATATGGATACTTTATTTGCATTTTACCGTGCAGGTGCCGTGTATATGAAAGACATGGGGGAGGTGCGCCCCTGGCAGGAATTTGAACGTACTGCCGTAGCGAAGGAAATTGAAGAGGGCCGGCAGTGGAAGGTATTGGACAATGGAGAGACCGTAGCGGTATTTCTGACCACCTATAACGATCCATTCGTATGGCAGGAGAAAGACCAGGACCCCGCCGTATATATCCATCGGATAGCGACGCATCCTGAACACCGCGGAAAGGGATATGTGCAGGGAATTGTGGATTGGGGAAGGGAACATGCGCGCGAAAACGGGAAAAAATTTCTGCGGTTGGATACCGGTGCCCGAAACACCCGCCTCGTCAATTATTATAAACGTTGCGGATTTAATTTGCTCGGCGAGGTATATCCCGATTCACCGGCGCTTCCTGCGCACTATCGCGGAGGTATCATTGCCCTGATGGAGATAGCTATATAG
- a CDS encoding GNAT family N-acetyltransferase, whose protein sequence is MTIVNSTMADIDRLFEMYDAASVYMKEKGAPSPWQGFERTKVAAEIEEARQWKVVENGEITAVFLTTYNDPHIWQEKDQDPAVYIHRIATHPEHRGKGYVQDIVDWAREHAQEKGKKFVRLDTGAGNKPLINYYIRCGFNFLGDVYINSPELPAHYRGGTFALLEIEL, encoded by the coding sequence ATGACGATTGTAAACAGCACAATGGCCGATATCGACAGGCTTTTTGAAATGTATGATGCAGCATCCGTTTATATGAAGGAGAAGGGCGCCCCTAGTCCCTGGCAAGGGTTTGAGCGCACTAAGGTAGCCGCAGAAATTGAAGAAGCCCGCCAGTGGAAGGTGGTAGAAAACGGGGAGATCACCGCTGTTTTTCTGACTACCTATAACGACCCGCATATCTGGCAGGAGAAAGATCAGGACCCTGCGGTATATATCCACCGGATTGCGACGCATCCTGAACACCGTGGCAAGGGATATGTGCAGGATATTGTGGACTGGGCCAGGGAACATGCACAGGAAAAAGGGAAGAAATTTGTGCGTCTGGATACCGGTGCAGGCAATAAACCACTGATCAATTACTATATACGTTGCGGATTTAATTTCCTCGGCGATGTCTATATCAATTCACCGGAGTTGCCGGCACATTACCGTGGTGGCACTTTCGCGCTACTGGAAATTGAATTGTAA
- a CDS encoding FHA domain-containing protein: MNNRFIIVCPKCQQDNGFDKLSNRPAACKNCGAALADSLPAEKQKTPVGIIITNQESNDNFILKFFELAFFGREHMGKTLFRPHVEISRRHFLIKLSKNQYYIQDLGSMAGTFFELDGTQTDCKEPVPLVDGGTIILGKDRFTVNIQY, translated from the coding sequence ATGAATAATCGCTTTATTATTGTTTGTCCTAAATGTCAGCAGGACAATGGATTCGACAAACTGTCCAACAGGCCTGCTGCATGTAAGAATTGTGGCGCCGCCCTCGCAGATTCACTGCCTGCAGAGAAACAGAAAACGCCCGTTGGCATTATCATTACGAACCAGGAAAGTAATGACAATTTCATCCTGAAATTTTTTGAACTGGCCTTCTTCGGGAGAGAACATATGGGCAAAACTCTTTTCCGCCCACATGTAGAAATCAGCAGAAGACATTTCCTGATCAAACTCAGTAAAAATCAATATTACATACAGGACCTGGGATCCATGGCCGGTACCTTCTTCGAGTTGGATGGCACCCAGACAGACTGTAAAGAGCCGGTGCCACTGGTAGACGGCGGTACTATCATCCTCGGGAAAGACCGGTTTACCGTCAACATCCAGTACTAG